The window CAGTATCAGCTGTGAGATTACTGAGCACAAGCTGCTGTTTCATATCCGCGACGACGGCTGCGGGATGGACCGGGTTACCCTGGACAAGCTGAATGACAATCTGAAGCTTGAGACACCTCCGAAGAAAAGCATAAACGGAGGCATCGGGATGAAGAATGTGCATCAGCGGGTCCAGTTGAACTATGGAGCGGCCTATGGCATAGAGGTGTTCAGCGAACCCGGAAAGGGCACAGATGTAATTCTGTCCCTGCCGCTTCCGGGACCGCAAGCCAGCAAGCCGGAGACAGAAAGGAGCAATCTGTTTTGAAAATGACAAAAGCATACTGGACACTGCAAACGATGCTTCTGCTCCTGTTTCTGCTCCTGCTGTCTGCGGGCTGTGAGAACCGGAGCAGCAGGCAGGAGCCTTCGGCAACGCCGGCTGCGGATAATGAACAGAGTAGTCTGTCAGGTAATATCCTTATGCTGACCAACCGGATCGATCTTATTGAGAACGGCACGATGCAAGGATACGCGGACCAGTTTATAAAGAAGTATCCGAAGGCCAGTGTTGAATTCGAGGGTTTATCCAATTATGCCACCGACATTCTGGTGCGTCTCTCTACCAAGGATGCCGGTGATGTGCTGCTGCTGCCGGTCAATCTGCCTGCGAAGGAACTGAGTTATTTTTTTGAGCCGCTGAGTGCAGAAATGTCTGCCCATGAGCGGTTCACTACCTTCGCTACTTATGCCGGCAAAAGATATGGCTTATCTACAGGGACAACCACCAGCGGGATCGTTTACAATAAGAAGGCGTTTAAACAGGCGGGGATCACCGAGATCCCTCAGACGCTGGATGATTTCTACGCCATCTGCGCCAAGCTGAAGCAGGCGGGTATTATACCGCTGTATATGAATTATGGTGCGGTCTGGCCGCTGCGGGAATGGGGCAACAATATGGTCAACTATATGACCGGCAATCCCGATTATATGAATAACATGGTTCATGAGAACAGCCCCTGGCAGCTGGATAATGAGTGGGGGCAGTCGGTGGGGATTGCCAGAGCCCTGATTGCCAGAGGCTACGTGGAGGAAGAGCTGTTCTCCAACAGCTGGGAGATCTCCAAAACCAAGCTGGCGAAAGGTGAGGCGGGTATGTACCTGACCGGAAACTGGACGATCAGCCAGATTCTGGACGCCGGAGCTGCTCCGGAGGATATCGGTTTTTTCCCGTTTCCTTATGATAATGGGGCCTCGCACTATGCGCCTCTTAACCCTGACTGGTTCATTGGAGTCAGCAAATTCAGCAAAAACAAAGAATTATCGATGGCCTGGGTGAATTTCCTGGTTAAAGAAACCTCCTATACCTCAGAGGGATTCCTTCCGGCAGATGATCATGCAGAGCCTTCGATGGAACAGTACCGTGAATTCCTTTCCTATCATCCGCAGCTGGTTGAAGCCACTGTGCAGACGGATGCTTTTATAGATATGGCCAACCGCTCGAAACTGTCGTTTGCCTCAGGGGACTATATCCAGGAGCTGATTGCCGCACCTGATTTACAGAAGGCTTTTGATGAGTTAAATGAGAAATGGTTAGAAGCCCGGGGAGGGCAGCTGCCCTCTTCGCAGCCTTAAAGGCAGTACACTTAATCTAAGAACACATTGGAGGTTATACATATGGCTAAAAAAGTTACGATGCAGAAAATTGCCGATCATCTGGGCGTATCCAAGTTTGTCGTTTCCAAGTCTCTTTCCGGCAAGGGCGGTGTCAACGAAACAACGAGAGAGCGGGTAATCCAGGCCGCTTCGCAGCTGGGCTATTTCACCCAAAAAAATGCATACATGCAAAATATGAAGCGTTCCTCCCAGGCCGCAGGAGGGGACCGGAACAAGCAATCGGTACTGGTGCTGATGCCTAATATCCGCTCACAAACGCAGGACTCCTTATATTGGGGGAAAATTGTTGACGGGATTGCGCTTGCCCTTGATCAGGAAGGCCTTGGTATGGTTATTGTCTCTGAACACCGTGCCGATAATTTCGTGAATATCCTCAATCCGAACGGCCTGCTTGGCCTGGTAGGGGTGGGTCAGATCTCTACCTCACTGCTGCTGGAGGTGCACCGGATCGGCCTGCCGATGGTGCTGATTGACCATGAAGACCCGTTAATTCCGAGCGATACGGTGTTTGCGAACAATATTGATTCGATGGCCCGGCTAAGCAATCATCTGCTGGGTATAGGCCATACGCAGCAGCATTTAATCGCCCCGATCCGCTATTCCCGCAGCTTCAGGGACCGCTGGATCGGCTTCCGCAGCGCGCTTGAAGAGAATGGTATGAAGCCTCCCGCCGGTGACGATGAGATGCTAATGCTGGAGGATATGGATTCCGTAGTATTTCATGAAGAGTTCAAGCAGTGGCTGCTCAAACGGAAAAAAGCCAAAAACCTGCCGACCGCGCTGCTATGCGGAAATGATTTTACCGCCCTTACGGTTTGTGAGGTGCTGAGGGAGGAAGGCTTGAATGTACCGGCTGATGTCTCCGTGACGGGTTTTGACAATATTGAAGATGCAACCAGGTGTGTACCGCCGCTTACGACTGTACATGTCCCCAAAGAAGCAATGGGCCGGGCCGCAGTAGAGAAGCTGCTGAACCGTATCCACAACCCGTCTGCGCCGCTGGAAAAAATCTTGATCGCAGCCGATATTGTCCATCGGGATTCCGTGGCCGGGCCGCGGAGCTGATCTATTTATGTTTGGAATGCCACCATACTACTAATGTGAGGAGAAATCATGTAATGAGCTATGATGTGCATATTACCCGGGCAGGACACTGGACGGAGAGCGGCAGCAATCCGATTTCCCTGGAAGAAGCCAAGGCCTATTTTGCTTCTCTAGGGGAGTTTGAGTACAGCAGCGGAATTTCCCATAAAAGCCCATTCGGAACGCTCAGTATCGGGGGAGATTTCTTCAACTGGATTGATGAAGGGGAGAGCGTGCCGTTCAGCTATACGCAGGGCAGGATATCCGTGTCCAGAGCGGATGATTATGTGATTGACAAGATGAAGGAGGTCGCAGCAGGGCTGGGCGCTAAAGTGCAGGGAGATGAAGGGGAAGTTTATTAAACTAGCTATAGGAGGCTAAAGATGAAGGATCAGCCGCTAGAATTGTATAAAGCCTTTGTCGATGACTTGGTAGAGCGGTCACCAGGTCCGTATGTCCGCTGGATTATGGAGAAGGGCTGGCCTGAAACTGAGGAAAATGCACGTGTTAATAAGGTGCTGCAGGAATTAACCGTGGAGCAAAAAGAAGTGTTTGTCCTGATTGCTCAATCCTCGCGCGATGGCGGTATACATGATGTCCTTGTCTATTTATCGGAACAAATCAATCTGAATGGAATGGACATCTCCTTCGGCGGCGTAGCGTTGGCTAAGGAACCCTTTGGTACAGAACTGTATTGTGACTGGGTATACCGCCGTGAAGGAGATGACTGGCCAGATCCCGAGTAGCCCGAAAAACCGCTCTAGAAGGTATCGAGAGCAGGTACGGTAATAACCGTGCCTGCTTTTTGCATTTCTTCTTGGTTTCATCTAACTTCCTGCATGCTTTCACTACTGATAAGCGATGAAGTCTCCCGAAGCAGAAATTTGGATGCACCGCTGAGCATTTGCCCCCTGTCGCTTGCGGTGAAATGTACGTTCAGCGGCGCAGATGTACCTACCCAAGGCTTGGAAAAAACAATAATATCAACTCGTGTAGAAAGCGCTGTCACACCGTTTGCCGGCTTTGTTTTGTAAACGTTTCCCGGGAAATAACACGAATTGGCCTACGTACGAGTACGACCACTTAAAACCATAGGGGGCGGGAGTATTTGAAGCGAATGAGGAGAAAGCTGGGTTACATGCTGCTGATGTTGATGACTGTTGTCGCGCAAATTGGATTCACCGGAATCGGCTGCAATGTAGCGGAAGCGGCGGATAAAGAGCTGGCCCAGAAGCCTTATATGGGTTGGAGCAGTTACAGCATGCAGGTGTATGACGGTCCGCAAGGCAACTGGATTTCAGAGCAGAAGCTCAAAACAATGTCCGATGTCATGCATGAGAAGCTGCAATCACACGGTTATGAATATATCAATATCGACGCGGGCTGGAACGGCAGCATGGACGGATATGCCCGGCCTATTCCAAGCACGATGCTGTATCCAAACGGCTTCGAGAACCTGATCGATTACATCCATAACAACGGCCAGAAGGTCGGAATCTATCTGATTCCGGGCATGTCCAAAGAGGCGTATGAGCAGAACCTGCCAATCTACGGCACGGAGTACCATATGCAGGATATCGCTTACCTGCCTTTGCAGAAAGCCGACTATTGGGATATCGGTTATAAAATCGACTTCACCAAACCCGGTGCGCAGGAATACGTCGATTCTATCGCCGACCTGATTGCATCCTGGGGTGTTGATTTCGTCAAATTTGACAGCGTTACTCCGGGCTCCGGCTACAACAACACCTCCATCGATGCCCGCGGCGATGTCGCCGCCTGGTCCAAGGCCCTGGCCAGACACGGGATCTGGTTTGAGTTGTCCTGGGCACTCGACCACAATTATGTGGACTACTGGAAACAATACGCTAACGGCTGGCGGATTCAGTGGGACGTGGAAGCCTATAATCCCGAAGTCGGGCTGACACAGTGGGCCAATATTGCCCGCTTGTTTCCCGATGCCGCGTTGTGGTGGAGAGATGCCGGCCCCGGAGGCTGGAACGACTTCGATTCTCTGAATGTCGGCAACGGCGCCATGGACGGTTTGACCAAAGACGAGCGGCAGACCGCAATGACCTTTTGGGCGGTTTCTGCAGCCCAGCTGTATGTGGGTAACGACCTGACACGGCTGGACGATTACGGGCTGCAATTGCTTACCAACGACGAAGTCATTGCTGTCAATCAGGCGGGACGCCCCGCGCATCCGGTATCAACCGGAACGCAGCAGCAGGTCTGGTATGCCAACAACGGAGACGGCACCTATAATGTGGCGTTGTTTAACCTGGGCAGCCGCAGTGCTGAAGTGAAAGTCGACTGGAGCGATTTCGGACTGGTAGGTCCGGCGTCTGTCCGTGACCTGTGGAGCCACACGGAACTCGGCACGTTTGACACGGGCTTCAGCGGAGGTATTCTGGAGCCGCATGCCTCACGTATGCTTAAGGTAACGGCCAAAGGCGGCGTTTCCGCCGTCAATAACGATGACACCGGCATGCGTTATACCGGCACGTGGTCGCGCAGCGGCGGTAAAGAACTGACGGAAGCGGCGCAGGATCTCAGCGTCGTCATTACCGATACTTCATTAGATGTCCCGGCGGAGCCTGAACAACCGGGGAACGGCAACGGCGGAACGACCGTTACCCGCTCGGTTTACGTCAATGACAGCGACAGCCGGATTCAATATCACGGATCTAGCTGGAATAACCAGTCGGGCCGCCCGACTGGCGATTATAAATCCGATGTGCATTATACCGAGCACAATGGAGATTATTTCGAATATACCTTTACCGGAACGGGAATCGACCTTATAACCGAAAAGGATTCCTCGCAGGGCGATATTGAAATTTATCTGGATGACGATGTTACGCCGGAAACGGTCAGCACCTATAGTAATGG of the Paenibacillus pedocola genome contains:
- a CDS encoding DUF6547 family protein, giving the protein MKDQPLELYKAFVDDLVERSPGPYVRWIMEKGWPETEENARVNKVLQELTVEQKEVFVLIAQSSRDGGIHDVLVYLSEQINLNGMDISFGGVALAKEPFGTELYCDWVYRREGDDWPDPE
- a CDS encoding ABC transporter substrate-binding protein, yielding MTKAYWTLQTMLLLLFLLLLSAGCENRSSRQEPSATPAADNEQSSLSGNILMLTNRIDLIENGTMQGYADQFIKKYPKASVEFEGLSNYATDILVRLSTKDAGDVLLLPVNLPAKELSYFFEPLSAEMSAHERFTTFATYAGKRYGLSTGTTTSGIVYNKKAFKQAGITEIPQTLDDFYAICAKLKQAGIIPLYMNYGAVWPLREWGNNMVNYMTGNPDYMNNMVHENSPWQLDNEWGQSVGIARALIARGYVEEELFSNSWEISKTKLAKGEAGMYLTGNWTISQILDAGAAPEDIGFFPFPYDNGASHYAPLNPDWFIGVSKFSKNKELSMAWVNFLVKETSYTSEGFLPADDHAEPSMEQYREFLSYHPQLVEATVQTDAFIDMANRSKLSFASGDYIQELIAAPDLQKAFDELNEKWLEARGGQLPSSQP
- a CDS encoding LacI family DNA-binding transcriptional regulator; protein product: MAKKVTMQKIADHLGVSKFVVSKSLSGKGGVNETTRERVIQAASQLGYFTQKNAYMQNMKRSSQAAGGDRNKQSVLVLMPNIRSQTQDSLYWGKIVDGIALALDQEGLGMVIVSEHRADNFVNILNPNGLLGLVGVGQISTSLLLEVHRIGLPMVLIDHEDPLIPSDTVFANNIDSMARLSNHLLGIGHTQQHLIAPIRYSRSFRDRWIGFRSALEENGMKPPAGDDEMLMLEDMDSVVFHEEFKQWLLKRKKAKNLPTALLCGNDFTALTVCEVLREEGLNVPADVSVTGFDNIEDATRCVPPLTTVHVPKEAMGRAAVEKLLNRIHNPSAPLEKILIAADIVHRDSVAGPRS